From the genome of Nicotiana tabacum cultivar K326 chromosome 2, ASM71507v2, whole genome shotgun sequence:
GTTTGACCCGTGGTAACAGCCTCTTATAGAAATGcaggtaagactgcgtacaatagaccgttatggtccggcccttccccggaccccgcgcatagcagtAGCTTATTGTACCGGACTGCCCTTTACACGGTTATTATAGTGGTAATATGAAACTTAGTACTGGAGTTGCTAGGTCCTCTTTTGAATGACCTTCCAATTCTGACCTATTTGTAAATTATCAGTATATTAGGTCCTCTGTCTCACTgcatttgaatttttgaagtatCTTTGCTGCAATGCAATGTTTATTCAAATGCCCAATGTTTATGTACCTTAACACCTCATAGGCTAGTGTATGGGAAGTTTTGCTTTTATGGATTTGGTAGCACTTCCTCTGATAAGTAACAAGATAGACTTACTGTTTGACTGGTTTTCTGGAAATCAGCGGACAATTGCTTCTTCCTTCTCAGTTTATATCTTTTTAGACTGTGATTTATTTGCTCTAGTGCTGACCATAGTTTTGTTCTTTTCTAGATTACTGTTGTTGAAAATTTAACTAGTCAGAGTTAGATTTACATTGGGAAGAGTATTAGACTATTGTTTTTCGTTTAACAGCTTTGTAACAATGATCTGCAAAAGTTACTTTTAGTGATAACCGATATGTGAAAACTGTCTACAGGCCTGTGCCTTCAGAGACTCTTATGAAAAATTCAAGAAAGCAGGAGCTGAAGTTGTTGGGATTAGCGGAGATGATCCTGCATCTCACAAGGTATTACACATTTACTTGCTTAATGAGAAGTACCTTGTTGAACAGCTAAATATTTAGGTTGTGTTCTGTTGCCATCTTTTGAGGATAACCGAGCCGAGGTGTTTGATTCTGCAGGCCTTTGCAAAGAAGTACAGACTCCCATTTACCTTGTTGTGTGATGAAGGCAACAAAGTTAGGAAAGAGTGGGGAATCCCAGGAGACCTTTTTGGTACATTGCCAGGAAGACAGACTTATGTGCTTGACAAGAATGGAGTGGTTCAACTGATATATAACAATCAGTTCCAACCTGAAAAGCATATTGATGAAACATTGAAGTTACTTCAAAGCCTTTAAATATTAAGGTTCTCCTTTCTATATTCTTTTCCTGCCTTTTATCTTGTACTTTTTCTGCCAATTGTATGTGACCTGAGACACTGTACAACCATTTTTAGTTGTTAGAATGTGAAACGAGGTGTTAGTTTGTAGTCTTGCTACAATTTATGCTAGTAGAATGTTGAATTCGCGGTCTCCCGAGAATGATAAAACTTTTGTATATGGGCCTTTGCTCTTTGTAGTAACTGCATAATGTATAATTTTCTTCATATGCTTGAGCTTGCCACATCTTACTGTTGTCGAAGCCCCGTCGATAGTGATGGATGGTATACTAAGTTACAAATGAAAATGGAGTAACTCAAACAATCTTGAAATATTAACTGGTCAACTGGTAGAACTTATTCAAAAGAACCTTTATTCCTCCTTTTGTACTAATAAAGACAGAAGCTTTAGTCCTAAGCTGAGGTAATCTACATTTTTGGATACCTCGCTTGAGACCATTCATACATGTGATGTTTATTCGTTTTCTTTTTACCTCCCTTTCTAATCAGAGAAATATACAGTATAAGCAGATACATGAAATAACAAACTACTACATAATTAAGCAGGATATTTTCAGATGTTACTGAATTTGGTTACTTCCCCCTTGCATAATCTTGGCTGTTGTAGGGACTAAAGGCTTCAGCCAACCAATTCTTCTTCCTCCAAGATTGCCATCCCATCTCTTCACAGATTTCATCACTATGGTTGATACTGAAAGTGGAGATGCAATTTCTCTTGTAGAATCTTGTCGTCCTCTTCATAATCTCCATCTCTTGTGTTACCTGTTCAAGCATTTTCTCAACAGGGGGAAGTTTAAATAGATCATCTACAAGTCGTGACAGCCAAATGCAGCGTATCTCAGCTGAATGCAGGTTTGAAACACTTTCAAGATAGCCCACGAAAGCCATATTTGGAATCAATGGATGAACTGTACCCCTGTTAAGGAATTGGAAGATAAAATAAATTCAGTATCCACCATCAACTATCAGTGGCGGTTCAATAAAATTTGTAGCCAGAAGCCAAGCTTTAATGTTGGGGCCTAAAGACACTGCTTCACCGGCCTTACCCTCTAGCCGGCTCTATCAACAATATTTCTCTGGCTAGGAATAAATAGAAATGTTTCATCCAGAGAGTGCCTAATTACCTGTACAGTGGAATCATGCCAGAGGGAAACTCTAGCAGACTGCGAAAGGGATCTGGTAATATGTCTCTGAGTTTTTTCTTCCCATCAAAGCCAGTTGCAAGTATGACAACATCAGCTTCCAATTTGGTGTTGTCCTCGAATTCAATTCCTCCTTCCCAGAACCACCACTTCGACAATGTTCTTTTGAACAAGATTTTGCCCTTATCAGCCTCAGTGAAGAAATTTTCAGGCAAGATAGCCATCTGACAAGATGCATAGTCCTCCTCAAAGGGGTGTTCTGGTTTCAGTCCATACTTTTCCAGTGGAAGTTTCCATAACAAATAGGACTCGATTAACTTCGAAGCTCCTCTTCTCTGTCGCAATATATATATGACACTTATGTTAGTCCTATGTGAAATGATGCACTAGATTTCACGaagaaaaaacacacacacacacacacaagaaAATAATGGGGCTGACCAGAGGAGAAAGCATTTGGCAAAGCAGGGTTCTGATCAGGCCTTGATTTGGTCTTGAATGTAGGAATTGAGAAGATCGAGTAGAATAGAACAAGTAAAATGGCAAACCCCAAATAGAGTAATGTGGAACTGTCCAATGCAAAGTCCTTACTACCATTGTACAAGCTTGGCCTTCAGGTCCTACAAGCAGTTACAAACAAACAAGTTCAAAAGATAAGCAAAAATTAGAAGTGAAAAAAAAGAAGCTAGGCGGTTTCTGTTTTTCAACCCTGAAATTTATTAATCTGTTGAGCAAGTTTGCTTTGGTCAAAGTCACGACTTCAATTGTAATGCGAAAAATCTATATTTAATGCGTATgactttgaaagaaaaatatacctATGATGCAGTCCTGAAGTCAAAGCATGAGACTTGAAAAATCAAAATACTATGCTTTTGACATTTATTCTCTGGTCCCTTTTTTGGTGACATCTCAGAAGAAACTAAAATAATTGTAAAGTTGAGGCTTACGTGGACAATCATGAATATGCTGGAATTGATTAATCAATATGATAACTACGGCAGCAGCTAGCATTTTCATGCAATATAAGAATAGTACTCATGTCAACAACCACAATTTAATTTCCTTTTATGGATTTTGACAAACTAACGTCCCTCTCTTTGCCTGCTTTTGGACAttacatattttttatattatattatgctGATAGTTGTAACAATATCTAGTTGCTGATGAAGATTAAAGGAGAAACTATGCATTGAACacaaatcttttttt
Proteins encoded in this window:
- the LOC107777132 gene encoding putative flavin-containing monooxygenase 1; this encodes MAIIRSKIGIIGAGISGIAAAKQLAKYEPVVFEATNCIGGVWKHCSYKSTKLQTPRCDYEFSDFPWSQRDNMSFPTYEEILEYLYSYAQHFDVLKFVKFNSKVVEIKFVGDREMNYFGGKINGEFGCLLNGNPVWEVAVQTNDQSETLQWYAFEFLVMCTGKYGDIPNMPNFPQKKGPEMFKGKVLHTLDYSKLDQEESTELLKGKKVVVVGYKKSAIDVAVECAEANQGPEGQACTMVVRTLHWTVPHYSIWGLPFYLFYSTRSSQFLHSRPNQGLIRTLLCQMLSPLRRGASKLIESYLLWKLPLEKYGLKPEHPFEEDYASCQMAILPENFFTEADKGKILFKRTLSKWWFWEGGIEFEDNTKLEADVVILATGFDGKKKLRDILPDPFRSLLEFPSGMIPLYRGTVHPLIPNMAFVGYLESVSNLHSAEIRCIWLSRLVDDLFKLPPVEKMLEQVTQEMEIMKRTTRFYKRNCISTFSINHSDEICEEMGWQSWRKKNWLAEAFSPYNSQDYARGK